The following proteins are encoded in a genomic region of Diabrotica virgifera virgifera chromosome 1, PGI_DIABVI_V3a:
- the LOC114329545 gene encoding uncharacterized protein LOC114329545, which translates to MSTMVLRTFVIIGLLFHGLTVLAEEVEVVEAVQGSEEIKELNKNEQEPSSDQLALESLDDKSDPPQKLAYNSGPPSRNPNQPSRNNGGHYSNHKPFPGQKNTNNPFDNNKISYNGPPPPPPSQKQAMDKYDTAGGEIWPAPVPDMPKILSLDVKCEKNLMKVYIGFDKPFYGIVFSKGHYSNVHCVHLPAGLGRTSAHFEIGIHACGTSGNTENGLYGYGAESGSGTFFENIIVIQYDPQVQEVWDQARKLRCTWHDQYEKSVTFRPFPVDMLDVVRTDFAGDNVGCWMQIQVGKGPWASEVSGLVKIGQTMTMVLAIKDDDNKFDMLVRNCMAHDGKRAPIQLVDQRGCVTRPKLMSRFTKIKNFGASASVLSYAHFQAFKFPDSMEVHFQCTIQICRYQCPDQCSDSSGQHLHGLLDLVHGPPDTGYGAPPPLPIEAYLHPGRPRDERRSKRALAVDPEKEVGVNRIIRVVSTGDLTFTLDENSNSTTPPTMVFPAKEEINNGGLICMTTPGFAATLVVLLAILIVSCLMSAFLCVKLRPFAENKLAGVIGYANSQKTKSRSCFYS; encoded by the coding sequence ctTACTGTCCTTGCGGAAGAAGTTGAAGTGGTAGAGGCAGTTCAAGGCTCGGAAGAAATCAAGGAACTTAACAAAAATGAACAAGAACCAAGCTCAGACCAACTGGCTCTTGAATCATTAGATGACAAGTCAGACCCACCACAAAAACTTGCTTATAACAGTGGTCCCCCATCAAGAAATCCTAATCAACCATCCAGAAACAATGGAGGACATTACAGTAACCACAAGCCCTTCCCCGGACAAAAGAACACTAATAACCCATTCGATAACAACAAAATTTCCTACAATGGACCACCCCCTCCACCACCTTCTCAGAAGCAAGCTATGGACAAATACGACACTGCTGGTGGAGAAATTTGGCCTGCCCCAGTTCCAGATATGCCGAAAATTCTTTCTCTTGATGTGAAATGTGAGAAAAACCTCATGAAAGTGTACATTGGATTTGATAAACCTTTCTATGGTATAGTTTTCAGCAAAGGTCATTATAGTAACGTCCACTGTGTTCATCTTCCTGCTGGTTTAGGTAGAACCTCAGCTCATTTTGAAATAGGTATTCATGCTTGCGGAACCTCTGGTAACACCGAAAATGGTCTTTATGGATATGGTGCCGAATCGGGCTCAGGAACTTTCTTCGAAAACATCATCGTTATTCAATATGATCCTCAAGTACAAGAAGTCTGGGATCAAGCAAGAAAACTTAGATGTACTTGGCACGATCAGTATGAAAAATCGGTTACTTTCCGACCCTTCCCGGTAGATATGCTTGACGTTGTCAGAACTGACTTTGCCGGTGACAATGTGGGCTGCTGGATGCAAATACAAGTAGGAAAGGGACCATGGGCGTCGGAAGTATCAGGTTTAGTCAAAATAGGCCAAACAATGACAATGGTTTTAGCTATTAAAGATGACGACAACAAGTTTGATATGTTGGTAAGGAACTGTATGGCTCACGATGGAAAAAGAGCTCCCATACAGTTAGTCGACCAAAGAGGTTGTGTCACAAGACCAAAATTGATGTCCAGATTTACTAAGATTAAAAACTTTGGCGCAAGCGCTTCAGTGTTATCATATGCCCACTTCCAGGCATTTAAATTCCCTGACTCCATGGAAGTTCACTTCCAGTGCACCATCCAAATCTGCAGATATCAATGTCCAGATCAGTGTTCAGATTCTTCAGGACAACATCTCCACGGCTTGCTTGATTTGGTGCATGGTCCACCTGATACTGGTTATGGTGCTCCTCCACCGCTACCTATCGAAGCATATTTACATCCTGGGCGACCAAGGGATGAAAGGAGATCAAAGAGAGCTCTCGCTGTCGACCCGGAAAAGGAAGTGGGGGTGAATAGGATTATTAGGGTTGTATCTACAGGAGATTTGACATTTACACTTGACGAAAACAGCAATAGCACAACTCCACCCACTATGGTCTTTCCCGCCAAGGAGGAAATTAACAACGGAGGATTAATATGTATGACTACTCCAGGTTTTGCAGCAACCTTAGTAGTTTTATTAGCTATATTAATAGTATCTTGTCTTATGTCAGCTTTCCTTTGTGTCAAACTAAGACCATTTGCTGAAAACAAACTCGCAGGTGTCATAGGATATGCCAATTCACAGAAAACAAAGTCAAGGAGCTGCTTTTACTCGTAA